The genome window CCACTTCGGTCGGGCGTTCCAATTGAGGACTATGACCGCAGTCTTTGAGTATCGTTCGTTTCGCATTTTTGATTCCCTTGAGCATCACGTCGGAAGCGCTGATATGAATCACACGATCCGTATCCCCCCAGACGATCCAGGTTCTCGTTCGAATACTCCCGAGCTTTTCTTCGAGAACGTTCGGCTGCGATTTGATTTCGGAATAAATTTTCGCATTAAAATCCCGGTTGGCGATCGCCTTGTCCGAAAAATAACTTTTTAAAAAGCCGGGGATATAGGGCGGTTTCACGAAGATAAACTTCATTAGAAAATCGAAATCTTCTTCGTTTTTCGCAACGAGAGGATTCTTCCCTTGCGCAAGATACGTTCCCAGTTCGCTGCTGATCGGAGATTTGACTCCGGCCGAATCGACCAACGCCAAAGTAAGAACACGCTCCGGATACGTCGCGGAAAACACGCCGCTTATGGAACCGCCCATCGAGTTTCCGATGATATGAAACTTTTCCAATCCGATCGCTTTCGTGAATTCGTTCAAACGGGAAACCTGAGTTAGGATCGAATACTCATCCTCGGGTTTTCTTTCGTTCTCTCCGAAACCCGGAAGATCGGGGATAATCACGTGATACGAAGGAGTAAGGGTTCTCACAAACCGAGTCCAATTGTCCTTATCCCCGCCGAATCCGTGAACGAGCACGATCGTTTCTCCTCGACCTCCCTCCAAATACGTCCAGTGATAACCGGCGGCTTGAATTTCCTTTCTCTCAACGTCGGATTGATTTCTTTCGTAAAAGAGTCCGCCGCCTACGAGGAGTTTGGTGCAAGAGGAAAGAAGAAAAAGAAGTACGAAAAACGAAGGAGCGGATCGGAAGGAAAACAAGAAAGAGAAAGAAGATAATTTCGATTTCATTTTCAAATTCCTTAGGGAGAATTGGGAAAACGCCGGACCTTTCGATCCGGCCGCATCGAACTTAGATCGTGAATCGTTTTCTAAGTTCTCTCGCGTATGTCAAATCGTGAGTCAGCATTCGTAAGCGTTTTGCCAAGAAATGGGAAATTGCCTGATAGAATTTCAAGGATGCTTTCGAATCTTTTTCAAAAACCGCTTTGAGATGATCGTATGGAATTCTCAAAAGCTCGGAACGCTCCATCGCTTCGACCGACGCGGAACGTTTTCCCGGGTCCAAAAACGGAAGTTCACCGAAATGATCCCCGGTTGCGATCGTGGTAACGTTGACGTCGTCCCCCTTTTCGGTGGAGGTCAGCACTTTTAAGGTTCCGTAAATGACGACGAAAAAGGCTTTCGCTTCGTTGCCTTCGTGGAAGATGGCGTCTCCCTGTTCGTATACTTTGTATTCGGTCTTTTCGGCGATCGCCGCTAATTCGTCTTCCGTAAAATTGGAAAAAAGATAGATCTCTTTTAAAATTTCTTCTTTTGTATGTTGCATAATATTTCCCGAAATGCGAGTGTAAATCTCAGTTTAAATAATGCAAGCAGGTTCCGAAATCGGATGATCCGCTTCTCAAAAATGTCTTAGTCCTTCCATCCTGTAAAATGCATTCGGAGAAAAAATCCGTTCTCCGCTTGAAAGAAAAGTTTTGCGTGAAGCTGCATGGAAAGCATGTCGATGAGCTTGAGTCCTAACCCGCTT of Leptospira sanjuanensis contains these proteins:
- a CDS encoding alpha/beta fold hydrolase, with protein sequence MKSKLSSFSFLFSFRSAPSFFVLLFLLSSCTKLLVGGGLFYERNQSDVERKEIQAAGYHWTYLEGGRGETIVLVHGFGGDKDNWTRFVRTLTPSYHVIIPDLPGFGENERKPEDEYSILTQVSRLNEFTKAIGLEKFHIIGNSMGGSISGVFSATYPERVLTLALVDSAGVKSPISSELGTYLAQGKNPLVAKNEEDFDFLMKFIFVKPPYIPGFLKSYFSDKAIANRDFNAKIYSEIKSQPNVLEEKLGSIRTRTWIVWGDTDRVIHISASDVMLKGIKNAKRTILKDCGHSPQLERPTEVAELYQKFLKEE
- a CDS encoding Crp/Fnr family transcriptional regulator; protein product: MQHTKEEILKEIYLFSNFTEDELAAIAEKTEYKVYEQGDAIFHEGNEAKAFFVVIYGTLKVLTSTEKGDDVNVTTIATGDHFGELPFLDPGKRSASVEAMERSELLRIPYDHLKAVFEKDSKASLKFYQAISHFLAKRLRMLTHDLTYARELRKRFTI